Proteins encoded together in one Procambarus clarkii isolate CNS0578487 chromosome 11, FALCON_Pclarkii_2.0, whole genome shotgun sequence window:
- the LOC138363396 gene encoding uncharacterized protein: MIGFMPVKVSETVAWVAALLWVTEVFSACEPDCSGKNPMDLVEDPLNCTNYYICVGDGEPSDVPIPCDSDTSFNAVVGNCSGPADCHPTCTPSPCHLTCTGNMDMISDPKDCSIYYICSPGNIIGPYDCPADRPYFNGETCVKDNTVCCGDLCNAYCQAGIAEIADPYDCHKFYMCPEAGPAEEKYHFTCPSGGTFDVAVGQCVVGAPCNILCSGGGTDPPSPDCQESMTCTAVGLFPMCTTCYQQYFNCHTVGQPATVETCTGSLLFSTNPSSPYCMRPEDCL; this comes from the exons ATGATAGGATTTATGCCTGTGAAGGTGTCTGAAACA GTGGCGTGGGTGGCGGCGCTGCTCTGGGTCACTGAGGTCTTCTCTGCTTGTGAACCAGATTGCAGCGGCAAGAACCCGATGGATTTGGTTGAGGATCCTTTGAACTGCACTAATTATTACATTTGTGTGGGGGACGGTGAACCCTCGGATGTTCCTATACCGTGTGACAGTGATACTTCTTTTAATGCAGTCGTGGGTAATTGTTCTGGTCCTGCAGACTGTCACCCTACCTGCACGCCATCACCTTGCCATTTAACATGTACAGGGAACATGGACATGATCTCTGACCCAAAAGACTGCAGCATCTATTACATTTGCTCACCTGGCAACATTATTGGACCCTATGATTGTCCCGCTGACAGACCTTATTTTAACGGCGAGACTTGCGTTAAGGACAATACTGTGTGTTGCGGCGACCTGTGTAATGCGTACTGCCAAGCTGGGATAGCGGAGATTGCTGACCCCTACGACTGCCACAAGTTCTATATGTGCCCTGAGGCGGGACCGGCTGAAGAAAAATATCATTTCACTTGCCCCTCAGGGGGCACTTTTGATGtagccgtgggtcagtgtgtggtcGGCGCCCCTTGTAATATACTGTGTAGCGGGGGAGGTACGGACCCACCTTCTCCAGACTGCCAGGAGTCCATGACGTGCACGGCTGTGGGACTCTTCCCCATGTGCACGACGTGTTACCAGCAGTACTTCAACTGTCACACCGTCGGCCAGCCAGCCACCGTTGAGACCTGCACAGGATCCTTGCTCTTCAGCACTAACCCTTCTTCACCTTACTGTATGAGGCCCGAAGACTGCCTCTAA